In Trichoderma atroviride chromosome 2, complete sequence, one DNA window encodes the following:
- a CDS encoding uncharacterized protein (antiSMASH:Cluster_2.2~SECRETED:SignalP(1-20)~EggNog:ENOG41): MHNLFALTTAAAGLFATASATKVPSVNVPACPRVGSISYSKSVPDLTPFPRTQVDLCYTDTSLELAFTAFDEVNYYFNASQGINDDIWEYEVMEAFLYKGTDDPQTYVELEVNPNNVTYQAFVYNPSKNRTAGAPFDHFFVSDPAADGFSATTVLNKPAKTWKSTVTVPLGIFNVDECKAKGTQWRMNFFRTITSPETYPNQTLGAWSPPNEASFHISKYFGHVNFV; the protein is encoded by the coding sequence ATGCACAACCTCTTTGCCCTCACAACTGCCGCGGCTGGCCTCTTCGCAACAGCCTCGGCAACCAAGGTTCCCAGCGTCAACGTGCCCGCTTGTCCGCGCGTGGGCAGCATCAGCTACAGCAAATCCGTGCCTGATCTGACTCCCTTCCCGCGCACGCAGGTCGATCTCTGCTACACAGACACCAGCCTGGAGCTCGCATTCACTGCATTCGACGAGGTCAACTACTACTTCAACGCGTCGCAGGGCATCAACGACGACATCTGGGAGTACGAGGTCATGGAGGCCTTCCTCTACAAGGGCACCGACGACCCCCAGACTTATGTAGAGCTGGAGGTCAACCCCAACAATGTCACCTACCAGGCCTTTGTCTACAACCCGTCAAAGAACCGCACGGCCGGCGCGCCCTTTGACCACTTCTTTGTGTCGGATCCTGCGGCCGATGGCTTCAGCGCGACAACTGTGCTCAACAAGCCGGCCAAGACGTGGAAGAGCACCGTCACCGTCCCGCTAGGCATCTTCAACGTAGACGAGtgcaaggccaagggcacGCAGTGGAGGATGAACTTCTTCCGCACAATCACTTCTCCAGAGACATACCCCAATCAGACTTTGGGGGCATGGAGCCCGCCAAATGAGGCGAGCTTTCACATCTCCAAGTACTTTGGCCATGTGAACTTTGTATAA
- a CDS encoding uncharacterized protein (antiSMASH:Cluster_2.2), translating to MQPAPEISAESWKKEEMGEPNPVADLVLETLQHAPAMRYKGRKRVQDTLTLIPPARRTTELVGLLCAALRGEMIYWQRLQKIEQSISLESLRSMYIMNVILIVSVLTGLEVRQEEIVPPVPLACPVIEEDYLALDDILVQLQKLKTVDADDQANQIEVQRFRQVLGRLMARVRPGQLFAAMAGHLAQLVRDSAPDDNFDFANPRQVLTDCALYL from the coding sequence ATGCAGCCGGCACCAGAGATATCGGCCGAGTCatggaaaaaagaggagatgggcgAACCAAACCCTGTCGCAGACTTGGTCTTGGAGACTCTGCAACACGCGCCAGCAATGCGTTACAAGGGTCGGAAAAGAGTGCAAGATACCCTCACCCTCATCCCGCCCGCAAGGAGAACAACGGAGCTTGTGGGTCTTCTATGCGCTGCGCTTCGGGGAGAGATGATTTATTGGCAACGGCTTCAAAAGATTGAGCAGTCCATATCGTTGGAGTCTCTGAGATCAATGTACATAATGAATGTCATACTCATCGTCTCGGTCCTGACAGGACTAGAAGTCAGGCAAGAAGAGATTGTGCCACCCGTCCCATTGGCGTGTCCTGTGATAGAGGAGGACTACTTGGCTTTGGATGACATACTCGTCCAGCTGCAAAAGCTGAAAACAGTTGATGCCGACGATCAGGCAAACCAAATTGAAGTGCAAAGATTCAGGCAAGTTTTGGGTCGCCTGATGGCCCGGGTACGCCCGGGGCAATTGTTTGCTGCTATGGCTGGGCACCTCGCCCAGCTTGTGAGAGATTCAGCTCCCGACGACAACTTCGATTTCGCTAATCCTCGTCAAGTCCTAACCGACTGTGCCTTGTACCTTTGA
- a CDS encoding uncharacterized protein (antiSMASH:Cluster_2.2~EggNog:ENOG41), with amino-acid sequence MAPLVFVIGGTGAQGIPIIRGLVKDKAYAVRFLTRDATSARSKQLLALGNVEAIEGTFASESDLRKGFRGAQYAFINIDGFNSGEKTETYWAIRSYELALEEGIRFFVYGNLDYVYKKSGFDPKFRTGHYDGKGRIGEWILQQNKNPEIAKRMGAAIFTTGPYIQMALGARTPMSPVLGDDGVVTWAVPLGSGAVAHVDLDDCEHYVRWLFDHQYRSNGLDLEVAIELVDYHEMARAFEKVTGHPAKYVDVSLEEYWETGPLSAAKNATAGYNADPKDPATMNLRDNFTGFWNMWKYTYRGNGGVIKRDFALLDEIHPNRIKSVEEWFQREEQKSKEQGLPSLWERATSLKPVLKLAEDGRKGRL; translated from the exons ATGGCGCCTCTCGTCTTTGTCATAGGAGGCACTGGGGCACAAGGCATCCCGATCATCCGCGGGCTCGTCAAGGATAAGGCTTATGCTGTGCGATTTTTGACCCGCGACGCCACTTCGGCCAGATcaaagcagcttctcgccttGGGAAATGTTGAAGCCATCGAGGGCACTTTCGCAAGTGAGAGCGATCTTCGCAAGGGGTTTCGCGGGGCGCAATACGCCTTTATCAAtattgatggcttcaacaGCGGCGAGAAAACTGAGACGTACTGGGCTATAAGGTCGTATGAGCTGGCACTGGAAGAAGGCATCAGGTTCTTCGTCTACGGAAACCTCGACTATGTGTACAAGAAGAGCGGATTCGACCCAAAGTTCCGGACGGGTCACTACGACGGAAAGGGACGCATTGGTGAATGGATCTTGCAACAGAATAAGAATCCCGAGATTGCCAAGAGAATGGGCGCCGCCATATTCACGACTGGCCCATATATCCAAATGGCTCTAGGTGCTCGGACACCGATGAGTCCCgttcttggagatgatggagtcGTCACCTGGGCCGTTCCACTGGGGTCCGGAGCGGTGGCGCATG TCGATCTCGATGATTGCGAGCACTACGTTCGCTGGCTGTTCGATCACCAGTACCGCTCAAACGGATTGGATCTGGAAGTTGCCATTGAACTCGTCGACTATCACGAGATGGCCAGGGCATTCGAGAAGGTGACTGGCCACCCTGCCAAGTATGTGGACGTTTCCTTGGAAGAGTATTGGGAAACAGGTCCTCTCAGTGCTGCCAAGAATGCTACAGCCGGGTACAACGCTGACCCCAAGGACCCTGCGACGATGAACTTGCGCGATAATTTCACAGGGTTCTGGAATATGTGGAAATATACCTACAGGGGAAATGGTGGAGTCATCAAACGAGACTTTGCTCTGTTGGATGAGATCCATCCCAATCGAATCAAGTCGGTAGAAGAATGGTTCCAAcgggaagagcaaaagagcaaGGAGCAGGGGTTGCCCAGCTTGTGGGAACGAGCCACTAGTTTGAAGCCTGTCctgaagctggccgaggatGGGCGAAAGGGTCGTCTATAG